From Pseudomonas sp. FP2335, the proteins below share one genomic window:
- a CDS encoding ABC transporter permease — translation MSLRVEQSLSQLLHEAFLSLRTLGKRSVLALLGIVIGSSSVVALINIGHNAAVDAAMIFKDMGTDTLIAGFPPKGSNAVTMRARLDLDAVRQAVPGIAHIGALSLFSGPVVFHGRTANANYVGSTPGLPDAMRLSLAEGRFLSEFDANETYAVIGDQLVQALSAPGDPLQLGDRVRINDYLFLIVGILHRQPRAMLMPVQGGESLFIPAEGMRRIYATPQINNVVIRAAPGQDMEHMAAAASAALQPQLSEHSVDITVPQQMIDGMTRQSRTFAYLLLALGAISLVGGGVGVMNVMLMNVSQRRREIGIRMALGARQRDIRNLFLLEAVTLTAVGALCGAVLGMGAAWLYAWLSGWEFALAVAALPLGVGSTLLVGLFFGIYPAVSASRLQPVEALRDE, via the coding sequence TCGAGCAGAGCCTGAGCCAACTGCTGCATGAAGCGTTCCTCAGCCTGCGCACCCTGGGCAAGCGCTCGGTGCTGGCGTTGCTCGGCATCGTGATCGGCAGCTCGTCGGTGGTGGCATTGATCAATATCGGCCACAACGCGGCGGTGGATGCCGCGATGATCTTCAAGGACATGGGCACCGACACCCTGATCGCCGGGTTCCCGCCCAAGGGCAGCAACGCGGTGACCATGCGTGCGCGCCTCGACCTCGACGCCGTCCGCCAGGCCGTGCCGGGCATCGCGCATATCGGCGCGCTCAGCCTGTTCAGCGGGCCCGTCGTGTTCCATGGGCGTACGGCCAACGCCAACTACGTCGGCAGCACGCCGGGCCTGCCAGATGCGATGCGCTTGAGCCTGGCCGAGGGGCGTTTTTTGTCGGAATTCGATGCCAATGAAACCTACGCGGTGATCGGCGACCAACTCGTGCAGGCCCTGAGCGCCCCCGGCGACCCGCTGCAACTGGGAGATCGGGTACGCATCAACGACTACCTGTTCCTCATCGTCGGCATCCTGCACCGCCAACCGCGCGCGATGTTGATGCCGGTGCAGGGCGGCGAATCGCTGTTTATCCCGGCCGAAGGCATGCGCCGCATCTACGCCACCCCGCAGATCAACAACGTGGTGATCCGTGCCGCACCCGGCCAGGACATGGAGCACATGGCCGCAGCCGCCAGCGCCGCGCTGCAACCCCAGCTCAGCGAACACAGCGTGGACATCACCGTGCCCCAGCAAATGATCGACGGCATGACCCGGCAAAGCCGCACCTTCGCCTACCTGCTACTGGCGCTGGGGGCGATCTCCCTGGTGGGCGGCGGGGTCGGCGTGATGAACGTGATGCTGATGAACGTGTCGCAGCGCCGCCGCGAAATCGGCATCCGCATGGCCCTCGGCGCGCGTCAGCGTGACATCCGCAACCTGTTCCTGCTCGAAGCCGTGACCCTCACCGCCGTCGGCGCGCTGTGCGGCGCGGTGCTGGGCATGGGCGCCGCGTGGCTGTACGCCTGGCTGTCCGGCTGGGAGTTTGCCCTGGCCGTCGCCGCCCTGCCCCTTGGGGTCGGCAGTACGTTGTTGGTGGGTCTGTTCTTTGGTATCTACCCGGCGGTCTCGGCCTCGCGGTTGCAGCCGGTGGAGGCCTTGCGCGATGAATAA
- a CDS encoding TolC family protein, producing MNKWLAVVALISLPCMAADVLINPSAPSSARSVSLNAQVTALTLGDAVYLGLRNNPAIRSAYLQRVAQKFDLRVAEDVFSPKLTLNSYYRSTRGSADNARNANVAPATSLLGEYGTRLSMAWTQQLNNANRAGRYRSDGLDLALIQPLMRGAGWDATTAPLRLSRLAEQANRLNLKATVAQTISQIIATYRELLRAQEQLSIVQDALKRSDTLLEVNKALISAGRMAEFEIVQTEADIATQQLGVEEARNQLDTTRLALLRLLALDLSTPIRATEALEASPMQIDKGQAFNLAQNQQPEYLAALLGSQQADLNLVIAKDSGRWQVDLVAGANQIRDAYNNDAGSRNNRTWDSYAGVQVQIPIGDISTRQAEVRARVNVEDQQIRITDARQALERSVNDVVRDLGTRWRQYEISQRAVELSRRKIEIEREKLSAGRSTNFQVLSFEADLRNAENAQLNALIAYLNAQTQLDLTLGMTLESWEIALNDY from the coding sequence ATGAATAAATGGCTCGCCGTCGTCGCCCTGATCAGCCTGCCGTGCATGGCCGCCGACGTGCTGATCAACCCTTCGGCGCCCAGCAGCGCGCGCAGCGTCTCGTTGAATGCCCAGGTCACCGCCCTGACCCTGGGCGATGCGGTGTACCTGGGCCTGCGCAACAATCCGGCGATCCGCAGCGCGTACCTGCAACGGGTGGCGCAGAAGTTCGACCTGCGCGTGGCCGAAGACGTCTTCAGCCCCAAGCTCACCCTCAACAGCTACTACCGCAGCACCCGCGGTTCGGCCGACAACGCACGCAACGCCAACGTGGCACCGGCCACCAGCCTGCTCGGCGAGTACGGCACGCGCCTGAGCATGGCCTGGACCCAGCAACTGAACAACGCCAATCGCGCCGGCCGCTACCGCAGCGACGGCCTCGACCTGGCGCTGATCCAGCCGCTGATGCGGGGGGCCGGCTGGGACGCCACCACCGCCCCACTGCGCCTGTCGCGCCTGGCGGAACAGGCCAACCGCCTCAACCTCAAGGCCACCGTGGCGCAGACCATCAGCCAGATCATCGCCACCTACCGCGAACTGCTGCGCGCCCAGGAACAACTGAGCATCGTGCAAGATGCGCTCAAACGCTCCGACACCCTGCTGGAAGTGAACAAAGCATTGATCAGTGCCGGGCGCATGGCCGAGTTCGAAATCGTGCAGACCGAAGCCGACATCGCCACCCAGCAACTGGGCGTCGAAGAAGCCCGGAACCAGCTCGACACCACCCGCCTGGCGTTGCTGCGCCTACTGGCCCTGGACCTGTCCACGCCGATTCGCGCCACAGAAGCCCTCGAGGCCAGCCCCATGCAGATCGACAAGGGCCAGGCCTTCAACCTCGCGCAAAACCAGCAGCCGGAATACCTAGCCGCCCTGCTCGGCAGCCAACAGGCCGACCTCAACCTGGTGATCGCCAAGGATTCCGGACGCTGGCAAGTGGACCTGGTCGCCGGCGCCAACCAGATCCGTGACGCTTATAACAACGACGCCGGCAGCCGCAACAACCGCACCTGGGACAGCTACGCCGGGGTGCAGGTGCAGATCCCCATCGGCGACATCAGCACGCGCCAGGCCGAAGTGCGCGCGCGGGTGAACGTGGAAGACCAGCAGATCCGCATCACCGACGCCCGCCAGGCCCTGGAGCGCAGTGTCAACGATGTGGTGCGCGACCTCGGCACCCGCTGGCGCCAATATGAAATCTCCCAGCGCGCCGTGGAGCTGTCGCGGCGCAAGATCGAGATCGAACGGGAAAAACTCAGCGCCGGGCGCTCCACCAACTTCCAGGTGCTGAGTTTCGAGGCCGATTTGCGCAATGCCGAAAACGCGCAGCTCAATGCGCTGATCGCTTATCTGAACGCCCAGACCCAGCTCGACTTGACCCTGGGCATGACGCTGGAAAGTTGGGAAATCGCCCTCAATGACTACTAA
- a CDS encoding efflux RND transporter periplasmic adaptor subunit, with protein sequence MTTNQKRLLGAGLIVLLVGAGLTWRSTAESPATATEQWLAVNPEPLVHQIGLVGKIEPDTTLILTAPFDGNVEANLVEQGQRVDAGQVLLRMDPATLEVQLREALAAQLKARRTVQEMQDWDSSPAVSRARRSLRTAEMNAGNTQRKLSESENLFQRGIIPRNELDDLKQQTRQQQLDLAAARSELQQAIDQGKGEYRQIADMELTNATVKYDALRTLLAGREVKAPFSGIVVPAPGNTSTPGSNNAPVQAGSKVNQGQVLFGLANIERLKIVAKVSELDINRLHQGQAVEVLGDGFDGERLNGVVSVVSGLAIAGDSQGSAQFAVSLSIPKLTPQQLQRVRLGMSARLTIVTYNNAQAIVVPAQALAGGEVEYREALDKPVERVKVTTGQATAQGVEVFGLKPGFIKTPR encoded by the coding sequence ATGACTACTAATCAAAAACGCCTGCTGGGCGCCGGGTTGATCGTGCTGTTGGTCGGCGCCGGGCTGACCTGGCGCAGCACCGCCGAAAGCCCGGCCACCGCCACCGAGCAATGGCTGGCGGTGAACCCCGAGCCGCTGGTGCATCAGATCGGCCTGGTGGGCAAGATCGAGCCCGACACCACCCTCATCCTCACCGCGCCCTTCGATGGCAATGTCGAGGCGAACCTGGTGGAGCAAGGCCAGCGGGTCGACGCGGGCCAGGTGTTGCTGCGCATGGACCCGGCGACCCTCGAAGTGCAACTGCGCGAAGCCCTCGCTGCCCAACTCAAGGCACGTCGCACCGTGCAGGAGATGCAGGACTGGGACAGCAGCCCTGCCGTCAGCCGCGCGCGGCGCAGCCTGCGCACCGCCGAAATGAACGCGGGCAACACCCAACGCAAACTCAGTGAAAGCGAAAACCTGTTCCAGCGCGGCATCATCCCGCGCAACGAACTGGACGACCTCAAGCAACAGACCCGCCAGCAACAACTCGATCTCGCCGCGGCCCGCAGCGAACTGCAACAGGCCATCGACCAGGGCAAGGGCGAATACCGCCAGATCGCCGACATGGAACTGACCAATGCCACGGTCAAATACGACGCCCTGCGCACGCTGCTGGCAGGCCGCGAGGTCAAGGCGCCGTTCTCCGGAATCGTGGTGCCCGCCCCCGGCAATACCTCGACGCCAGGCAGCAACAACGCGCCGGTGCAGGCCGGCAGCAAGGTCAACCAGGGCCAGGTGTTGTTTGGCCTGGCGAATATCGAGCGGTTGAAGATCGTCGCCAAGGTCTCGGAATTGGACATCAACAGGTTGCATCAAGGCCAGGCCGTGGAGGTGCTCGGCGACGGGTTTGATGGCGAACGGCTCAACGGCGTGGTCAGCGTGGTCAGCGGCTTGGCGATTGCCGGTGACAGCCAGGGCAGCGCGCAGTTTGCGGTGAGCCTGTCGATTCCCAAGCTCACGCCACAGCAGTTGCAGCGGGTGCGATTGGGCATGAGTGCGCGGTTGACCATTGTCACTTACAACAATGCACAGGCGATCGTGGTGCCGGCGCAGGCGCTCGCTGGCGGTGAAGTGGAGTACCGGGAGGCGCTGGACAAGCCGGTGGAACGGGTCAAGGTCACGACCGGGCAAGCGACGGCGCAAGGGGTCGAGGTCTTCGGCCTAAAACCCGGCTTTATCAAAACCCCCAGATAA